The following are from one region of the Rhodospirillales bacterium genome:
- a CDS encoding aldolase/citrate lyase family protein, whose translation MPEIINYARQRIEAGDLALGVGLRQARTVDIGPIMKRCGYDWLFIDLEHNTMTLDTAAQISVAAQAAGITPVVRVHALALHDATRVLDGGALGIVVPHVDTPERAAEVVAWCKYPPIGRRSITGALPQLGFQSLPIPEATEAINAATLVVVMLETPLAIENAEAIAAVPGIDALLVGTNDLAIEMGIPGQIGHPRVAEAYDAVLSACSAHGTYPGLGGVYQRDLMERYVGMGFQLILAGNDLPFMTSAATEQSAFLRSLEPG comes from the coding sequence CCAGCGCATCGAAGCGGGCGACCTCGCGCTCGGCGTCGGCCTCCGCCAGGCCCGCACGGTCGACATCGGCCCCATCATGAAGCGTTGCGGCTACGACTGGCTGTTCATCGACCTCGAGCACAATACGATGACCCTGGATACGGCGGCGCAGATCAGCGTGGCCGCCCAGGCGGCCGGGATCACGCCGGTCGTCCGCGTGCACGCGCTGGCATTGCACGACGCGACACGGGTACTCGACGGCGGCGCGCTGGGAATCGTCGTGCCCCACGTCGACACCCCGGAACGCGCCGCCGAGGTGGTCGCCTGGTGCAAGTACCCACCGATCGGCAGGCGCTCGATCACCGGCGCGCTTCCCCAGCTTGGCTTTCAGTCGCTACCCATTCCGGAGGCGACCGAGGCGATCAACGCGGCCACACTCGTCGTCGTCATGCTGGAAACACCACTCGCCATCGAGAATGCCGAAGCCATTGCGGCGGTGCCCGGAATCGACGCCCTGCTCGTCGGTACCAACGACCTCGCGATCGAGATGGGGATCCCCGGCCAGATCGGCCACCCGCGGGTCGCGGAGGCCTATGACGCAGTGCTCTCGGCCTGCTCGGCCCACGGCACCTATCCCGGCCTGGGCGGCGTCTACCAACGCGATCTGATGGAACGGTACGTGGGCATGGGCTTCCAGCTGATCCTGGCCGGCAATGACCTCCCGTTCATGACATCCGCCGCGACCGAGCAATCCGCGTTCCTGCGCAGTCTTGAACCCGGCTGA